The window CGATTAACCTGTCTACCTGCCCGGCAAACTGGCGGATTAGATTCCGGGGAAGGGGATAGGTCATTCCCAGTTTGAGAAAAGAAGCGCGGGGGAAGACCTGTGCGGCATACTGGTAGCTGACCCCGCTGGTTATCACGCCAAAACGGCGTTCCCCTGGGATAATCCGGTTAAAGGGAAAGGTTTCAGCGTATGCCGCCAGTTTAACCAGGCGCTCTTCTATTATCTGATGCCGGTTCCGGGCGTAGACGGGCAGCATGACGTATTTAGCTGCATTGTACTGAAAGTCCGCTTGTCTGACCGGTACGGCGCGGTTCCGTTCTGTCTTCACCACGGACTTGGAATGGGAGATGCGGGTGGAAGTGCGCATCAGTACCGGAGTATCAAACTCTTCACTGATGTCAAAGGCACAAGCCATAAGCTCATAGGCTTCCTGGCTGTCGCCGGGCTCGAGCATTGGTACTTTGGCCAGTTTAACGTAATGGCGGGTGTCCTGCTCGTTCTGGGAACTGTGTATTCCCGGGTCATCAGCGCAGATGACAACCATCCCGCCATTGATGCCGGTGGTGGCGGCAGCCATAAAAGCGTCACTGGCTACGTTCAGTCCTACCTGTTTCAGGGAGACCATCACGCGGACTCCGGTATAAGCCGCCCCCAACGCTACTTCCATGGCTACCTGCTCATTGGTTGACCATTCTGCGTAGATATCCTCGTAAGCAGCGATAGATTCGAGTATTTCCGTGCTCGGGGTCCCGGGATAAGCGGTGGCTACCTTGACACCGGCGTGGTAAGCCCCTAAAGCAAGGGCCTGGTTTCCGGAGAGTAATTTTATCATTTTCTCCATATTACAACATGGCATCCTCATCAGGCAAATGCGGAGGGTTTCGTTAAAAAGTGAGCTTGACGACTAAATGCGGTGCGTGTATTATCATTACATAAGAACTGTGAAGTAAGAATTGCCCGGTGGGCAATTTAAGCTTAAATTTGATTTTAAGGGAATTGAGGTAGCGCACCATGATTGTTGAAATGAGAACAGGTAGTACTAAAGAAGAAATCGACGCCGTAATTGAACGGGCCAAATCAATGGGCCTTGATGTCCAGTTGAACCGGGGCACTGACAAGACAGTGGTGGCCCTTCTGGGGAGTAATACCGGGCAAATCTCCACCGACCTCTTTGCGGTACTTCCCGGTGTGGAGAGCGTGACCAGAATAATGAAACCCTATAAACTGGCTTCCCGGGAATTCAGCGCCCGGGATAGCCTGGTTTCCATTGACGGCATTGAGGTTGGGGGTAAGCGTATTGTAGTTATGGC of the Dehalococcoidales bacterium genome contains:
- a CDS encoding indolepyruvate ferredoxin oxidoreductase subunit alpha — translated: MEKMIKLLSGNQALALGAYHAGVKVATAYPGTPSTEILESIAAYEDIYAEWSTNEQVAMEVALGAAYTGVRVMVSLKQVGLNVASDAFMAAATTGINGGMVVICADDPGIHSSQNEQDTRHYVKLAKVPMLEPGDSQEAYELMACAFDISEEFDTPVLMRTSTRISHSKSVVKTERNRAVPVRQADFQYNAAKYVMLPVYARNRHQIIEERLVKLAAYAETFPFNRIIPGERRFGVITSGVSYQYAAQVFPRASFLKLGMTYPLPRNLIRQFAGQVDRLI